The proteins below come from a single Tenuifilum thalassicum genomic window:
- the cysD gene encoding sulfate adenylyltransferase subunit CysD, producing the protein MSEKVPINHLRELESEAIFVIREVVAQFENPVMLFSGGKDSIVMYHLARKAFYPAKVPFPLMHIDTGHNFQETLDFRDWLVKETGVQLIVRYVQDSIDQGRVVEETGYNASRNKLQTVTLLDAIEELKIDCAMGGGRRDEEKARAKERFFSHRDEFGQWDPKNQRPELWNLFNGRKNIGEHFRVFPISNWTEMDVWQYILLENIAIPSLYFSHEREVFERDGVLYAKSPYIKMKDTEKVEKRIVRFRTIGDATCTGAIESKANSVEDIIREVAATRITERGGRADDKRSEAAMEDRKIEGYF; encoded by the coding sequence ATGAGCGAAAAGGTACCAATCAATCATTTACGTGAATTAGAGTCCGAAGCAATTTTTGTAATTCGCGAAGTGGTTGCTCAGTTTGAAAATCCAGTAATGCTATTTAGTGGTGGAAAGGATTCCATTGTGATGTATCATCTGGCAAGGAAAGCTTTTTATCCTGCCAAAGTTCCATTCCCCCTAATGCATATCGATACTGGCCATAATTTTCAGGAAACTCTAGATTTTAGGGATTGGTTAGTTAAAGAAACTGGCGTTCAGCTAATTGTTAGGTATGTTCAGGATTCCATTGATCAAGGAAGAGTGGTTGAGGAAACAGGATACAATGCAAGTAGAAACAAGTTACAAACCGTTACCTTACTTGATGCAATAGAGGAGCTTAAAATCGATTGCGCTATGGGAGGTGGACGTCGCGACGAGGAAAAGGCTCGAGCTAAGGAAAGATTCTTCTCGCATCGCGATGAGTTTGGACAGTGGGATCCTAAAAACCAACGCCCAGAGTTATGGAACCTATTTAATGGCCGTAAAAATATAGGAGAGCATTTTAGAGTTTTCCCTATAAGCAACTGGACTGAAATGGATGTTTGGCAGTATATTTTGCTCGAGAATATTGCTATCCCATCACTTTACTTCTCTCACGAACGTGAGGTTTTTGAGCGTGATGGCGTGCTGTATGCCAAAAGCCCATACATTAAAATGAAAGATACCGAGAAGGTTGAAAAACGAATTGTGCGGTTTAGGACCATCGGTGATGCAACATGTACAGGAGCTATTGAGTCTAAAGCAAATTCTGTAGAAGACATTATTCGTGAGGTTGCTGCAACTAGAATTACAGAACGTGGTGGCAGGGCCGATGACAAACGCTCTGAAGCAGCAATGGAGGATAGAAAAATTGAAGGTTATTTTTAG